The following proteins are encoded in a genomic region of Gimesia algae:
- a CDS encoding HEAT repeat domain-containing protein translates to MQVFRVVFSVSLVLCTFSLKGCGGSASTDSSQPASAESKQPSPVATAPEQTVETIAVTAEPVDPQAEVKAVFETLLSIRTEPDPDEWIQADKKLSSFGKTAVPTLKDAMSHSDPGARELASMYLASLGPDAKEAAPVLETALQDASPFTQVNAASTLTHFPEYREKAIPVLISLTEHPDPNTRLTSIYALGNLESQSADQLSAIKAALNDSDPDVQLAAIKVLGQMGNPAKTTLTELQTLIDNTDTSEVLREAALSTKSQIEQSQKK, encoded by the coding sequence ATGCAAGTATTTCGAGTTGTGTTCTCTGTGAGCCTGGTTTTGTGCACCTTCTCTCTGAAAGGCTGTGGTGGCTCTGCCAGTACTGACAGCTCACAACCGGCGTCTGCTGAAAGTAAACAGCCCTCTCCGGTTGCAACGGCACCAGAGCAGACTGTAGAGACGATTGCGGTTACCGCTGAACCCGTCGATCCCCAGGCAGAAGTCAAAGCCGTTTTTGAAACGCTGTTGTCAATTCGCACCGAACCTGATCCCGATGAATGGATACAGGCTGATAAAAAACTGAGTTCATTTGGCAAGACTGCAGTCCCTACTTTAAAGGATGCCATGTCACATTCTGATCCCGGTGCCAGAGAACTTGCCAGCATGTATCTGGCCAGTCTGGGTCCGGACGCGAAAGAGGCAGCGCCGGTTCTGGAGACAGCGCTGCAGGATGCATCTCCGTTTACACAGGTCAATGCGGCCTCAACACTCACGCATTTTCCTGAATATCGAGAGAAAGCCATCCCTGTATTAATCAGTCTGACAGAACACCCCGACCCCAATACGCGACTCACATCCATCTACGCCCTGGGAAATCTGGAATCGCAGTCAGCAGATCAATTATCCGCCATCAAAGCCGCGCTCAACGACTCAGACCCGGATGTTCAATTAGCGGCCATTAAAGTACTCGGCCAGATGGGGAACCCAGCTAAAACAACTCTGACAGAATTGCAGACGCTCATCGACAACACTGATACCAGTGAAGTCTTGCGCGAGGCGGCACTCTCTACTAAATCTCAGATCGAGCAGAGTCAGAAAAAATAA
- a CDS encoding type IV pilus modification PilV family protein, with protein sequence MATRKLWLQRSCRTGFTLIESLVSVTITAIAGAALFSAIGASLGTCYSALNHNIGSGLADQMLEELSAVRFPVTSDTRPGFQSSREYFDDLDDYDSWSSTPPESKQGYSLGREPVTILERYPISRPSLLTPDTGFLNRLTREVSVERIQPNSDGTGWVVTQAQTSYRRVTVTIKLAMNADSQSHVITEATRIFSYVPLSP encoded by the coding sequence ATGGCAACCAGAAAACTGTGGTTGCAGCGATCCTGCCGCACCGGATTTACTCTGATTGAATCTCTCGTCTCTGTGACAATCACAGCGATTGCCGGAGCCGCTCTATTCTCTGCGATTGGCGCTTCCCTCGGTACCTGTTACTCCGCATTGAATCACAACATCGGATCAGGTCTCGCCGACCAGATGCTGGAAGAACTCTCAGCAGTCCGTTTTCCGGTCACCAGTGATACCAGGCCCGGGTTTCAAAGTTCCCGCGAATATTTTGATGATCTGGATGACTACGATAGCTGGTCCTCAACACCGCCAGAAAGCAAACAGGGTTATTCGCTGGGCAGAGAACCCGTCACGATTCTGGAAAGATATCCGATTTCCCGTCCCAGTCTGCTGACCCCGGATACCGGTTTTTTAAACAGATTGACGCGAGAAGTTTCGGTTGAACGTATTCAGCCCAACAGCGATGGCACGGGGTGGGTCGTGACTCAAGCTCAGACCAGTTATCGCAGGGTGACTGTCACCATCAAACTGGCCATGAATGCAGACTCACAAAGTCATGTGATTACGGAGGCAACGAGAATATTCAGTTATGTTCCACTTTCACCCTGA